One Scytonema millei VB511283 genomic window carries:
- a CDS encoding LON peptidase substrate-binding domain-containing protein, with product MTSSSQIAVRELPLFPLPEVVLFPNRPLPLHIFEFRYRIMMNTILESDRRFGVLLWDPVQGQPARVGCCAEIIQYQRLPDDRMRVATLGQQRFRVLEYVREKPYKVGLVEWIEDNPPQKDLRPMAREVEQLLRDVVRLSAKLTEQEIDLPENIPDLPTELSYWVASNLYGVAAEQQTLLEMQDTAARLEREADILKSTRNHLAARTVLKDTFEA from the coding sequence ATGACATCTTCTTCTCAAATAGCGGTGCGAGAACTCCCACTGTTTCCATTGCCAGAGGTAGTGCTTTTTCCCAATCGCCCCCTACCTCTACACATTTTTGAGTTCCGCTACCGAATTATGATGAATACAATTCTAGAAAGCGATCGCCGCTTTGGGGTACTATTGTGGGACCCCGTGCAAGGTCAACCTGCTAGAGTTGGATGCTGCGCTGAAATTATTCAGTATCAGCGTTTACCCGACGACCGGATGAGAGTAGCTACTCTCGGACAGCAGCGGTTTCGGGTTTTGGAATACGTGCGAGAAAAACCTTACAAAGTTGGTTTGGTGGAATGGATTGAAGACAATCCACCGCAAAAAGACCTTAGACCAATGGCACGAGAAGTAGAGCAACTGCTGCGAGATGTAGTCAGGCTATCTGCTAAATTGACAGAACAGGAGATAGATTTACCAGAAAATATTCCCGATTTACCTACAGAATTATCCTACTGGGTAGCCAGCAATCTTTACGGTGTTGCGGCAGAACAGCAAACACTATTGGAAATGCAAGATACGGCGGCGCGGCTAGAGCGGGAAGCTGATATTCTTAAGTCTACGCGCAATCATTTAGCAGCAAGAACGGTGTTGAAAGATACTTTTGAAGCTTGA
- the rpsJ gene encoding 30S ribosomal protein S10 — MATLQQQKIRIRLQAFDRRLLDTSCEKIVDTANRTNATAIGPIPLPTKRRVYCVLRSPHVDKDSREHFETRTHRRIIDIYQPSSKTIDALMKLDLPAGVDIEVKL, encoded by the coding sequence ATGGCTACCCTTCAGCAGCAAAAAATCCGCATCCGCTTACAAGCTTTTGACCGCCGCTTACTCGATACCTCGTGCGAGAAGATTGTTGATACGGCAAACCGGACAAACGCTACAGCTATCGGTCCAATTCCTCTACCTACAAAGCGCCGCGTTTATTGCGTGCTGCGATCGCCCCACGTTGATAAGGATTCTAGAGAGCATTTTGAAACTCGCACTCACCGCCGAATTATTGACATTTACCAACCTTCTTCTAAAACAATTGACGCTTTAATGAAACTCGACTTACCTGCGGGTGTAGATATTGAAGTCAAGCTTTAA
- a CDS encoding type II toxin-antitoxin system HicB family antitoxin codes for MKVFTAIVERDTDTQLYVGYVPGFPGAHSQGETLDELQENLREVIEMLLEDEKPFDC; via the coding sequence ATGAAAGTTTTTACTGCGATCGTCGAGAGAGATACCGATACTCAACTGTATGTGGGCTACGTCCCTGGTTTTCCTGGAGCGCATTCCCAAGGCGAAACCCTGGATGAGTTACAAGAGAATCTACGTGAGGTCATTGAAATGCTTCTGGAGGATGAAAAACCATTTGACTGTTGA
- the ilvB gene encoding biosynthetic-type acetolactate synthase large subunit: MKNGHLNSSAISTTPLVTPKRATGAYALIDSLKRHGVEHIFGYPGGAILPIYDELYRAEAAGGIQHILVRHEQGAAHAADGYARATGKVGVCFGTSGPGATNLVTGIATAHMDSIPMVVVTGQVPRAAIGTDAFQETDIYGITLPIVKHSYVVRDPADMARIVAEAFYIASTGRPGPVLVDVPKDVGLEEFDYVPVEPGTVRLTGYRPTVKGNPRQIVQAVQLIRESQRPLLYVGGGAIASGAHAEVQQLAEMFQIPVTTTLMGKGIFDEHNSLAVGMLGMHGTAYANFAVSECDLLIAVGARFDDRVTGKLDEFASRAKVIHIDIDPAEVGKNRAPEVPIVGDVRTVLVELLRRCQETGGCQNPSQTQVWLKRIESWKEDYPLIVPRHADRLSPQEVIVELSQQAPNAYYTTDVGQHQMWSAQFLKNGPRRWISSAGLGTMGFGMPAAMGAKVALPDEEVICISGDASFQMNLQELGTLAQFGINVKTVIINNGWQGMVRQWQQAFYGERYSSSNMEPSMPDFELLAKAYGIKGMVVSTREELAMAIAQMLAHDGPVLMDVHVNREENCYPMVPPGKSNAQMVGLPKQPKAEKALEVVHCSNCGAKNLSSNNFCPECGTKI; the protein is encoded by the coding sequence ATCAAAAACGGTCATCTAAACTCATCGGCAATTTCTACTACGCCTCTAGTCACGCCCAAACGCGCGACTGGGGCTTATGCTCTGATTGACAGCCTCAAGCGTCACGGAGTCGAACATATTTTTGGCTATCCTGGCGGAGCAATTTTACCAATTTACGATGAGCTATATCGGGCGGAGGCTGCTGGTGGGATTCAACATATTTTGGTCAGACACGAACAAGGCGCAGCTCATGCGGCTGATGGCTATGCCCGTGCTACTGGTAAGGTAGGCGTGTGTTTTGGCACTTCTGGACCTGGGGCAACAAACCTAGTGACAGGAATTGCTACAGCCCATATGGACTCGATTCCGATGGTAGTTGTAACGGGACAAGTCCCTCGGGCGGCGATTGGAACGGATGCGTTTCAGGAAACCGATATTTATGGCATTACCTTGCCAATCGTGAAACATTCCTACGTAGTGCGCGATCCCGCAGATATGGCGCGGATTGTGGCGGAAGCTTTCTACATTGCCAGCACGGGTAGACCAGGACCAGTTTTGGTTGACGTGCCGAAAGATGTGGGGCTAGAAGAATTTGACTACGTACCTGTAGAACCAGGAACGGTGAGGTTGACTGGGTATCGCCCTACTGTCAAGGGAAATCCCCGCCAGATCGTGCAAGCAGTGCAGTTGATCCGGGAGAGCCAGCGCCCATTACTATATGTGGGAGGAGGCGCGATCGCCTCTGGCGCACATGCAGAAGTTCAGCAACTAGCAGAAATGTTCCAAATTCCCGTCACCACAACTTTGATGGGCAAAGGGATTTTTGACGAACACAACTCCTTGGCTGTGGGAATGTTGGGAATGCACGGTACGGCATATGCCAATTTTGCCGTGAGTGAGTGCGATTTATTAATTGCTGTTGGGGCAAGATTTGACGATCGCGTGACTGGTAAATTAGATGAGTTTGCTTCCCGCGCTAAAGTCATCCACATCGATATCGATCCGGCGGAAGTTGGGAAAAACCGCGCCCCAGAAGTGCCAATTGTGGGCGACGTGCGGACAGTTTTAGTCGAGTTGTTACGGCGATGCCAAGAAACGGGGGGATGTCAAAATCCTAGCCAAACTCAAGTATGGCTCAAGCGGATCGAGAGTTGGAAAGAAGATTATCCTTTAATCGTGCCACGTCATGCCGATCGCCTCTCACCCCAAGAGGTAATTGTAGAACTGAGCCAGCAAGCACCTAATGCTTACTACACAACCGATGTCGGACAGCATCAAATGTGGTCGGCGCAATTCTTAAAAAATGGTCCCCGTCGTTGGATCTCTAGTGCTGGCTTGGGAACAATGGGCTTTGGAATGCCTGCGGCTATGGGGGCAAAGGTGGCGCTGCCAGATGAAGAAGTCATATGTATCAGTGGTGATGCGAGTTTCCAAATGAATTTACAAGAGCTGGGAACTTTAGCACAGTTTGGCATTAATGTCAAAACCGTAATCATCAATAACGGTTGGCAGGGAATGGTACGTCAGTGGCAGCAAGCGTTCTACGGGGAGCGTTATTCTTCCTCGAATATGGAACCTTCAATGCCAGATTTCGAGCTATTGGCTAAAGCCTATGGCATTAAAGGAATGGTGGTTTCTACGCGAGAAGAATTAGCTATGGCGATCGCTCAAATGCTAGCTCACGATGGTCCCGTCTTGATGGACGTGCATGTCAATCGCGAAGAGAACTGCTACCCAATGGTTCCTCCTGGTAAGAGCAACGCTCAAATGGTGGGTTTACCCAAACAACCTAAAGCTGAAAAAGCTCTAGAGGTGGTGCATTGCAGCAATTGCGGTGCGAAAAATCTCTCTAGCAATAACTTCTGTCCTGAATGCGGCACGAAGATTTAA
- the tuf gene encoding elongation factor Tu: MARAKFERTKPHVNIGTIGHVDHGKTTLTAAITMTLAALGQAKARKYDDIDAAPEEKARGITINTAHVEYETENRHYAHVDCPGHADYVKNMITGAAQMDGAILVVSAADGPMPQTREHILLAKQVGVPNIVVFLNKVDMVDDEELLELVELEVRELLSSYDFPGDDIPIVKGSGLQALETMIKTPTTARGNNEWVDKIYELMDAVDSYIPTPERDIDKPFLMAVEDVFSISGRGTVATGRIERGKVKVGETVELVGIKGTRSTTVTGVEMFQKTLDEGMAGDNVGVLLRGLKKDEIERGMVIAKPGSITPHTQFESEVYVLTDKEGGRKTPFFAGYRPQFYVRTTDVTGTIAAFTADDGSAAEMVMPGDRVKMTVELINPIAIEQGMRFAIREGGRTIGAGVVSKIVK, from the coding sequence ATGGCACGCGCAAAGTTTGAGAGAACTAAACCTCACGTCAACATTGGTACAATTGGTCACGTCGATCACGGCAAAACCACGTTGACGGCAGCTATCACCATGACCCTAGCAGCTTTGGGTCAGGCGAAAGCTAGAAAATACGACGATATTGATGCAGCTCCAGAAGAAAAAGCACGGGGTATCACCATCAATACCGCTCACGTAGAGTACGAAACCGAAAACCGCCACTACGCTCACGTAGACTGCCCGGGACATGCTGACTACGTGAAGAACATGATCACGGGTGCGGCGCAAATGGACGGCGCGATCCTGGTAGTATCTGCGGCAGACGGTCCTATGCCCCAGACTCGCGAACACATTCTGTTAGCAAAACAGGTAGGAGTTCCCAACATCGTCGTTTTCCTGAATAAGGTAGACATGGTAGACGATGAAGAATTGTTGGAACTCGTAGAACTAGAAGTACGCGAACTGTTGAGTTCATACGATTTCCCTGGCGATGATATTCCCATCGTCAAAGGTAGCGGGTTGCAAGCACTGGAAACAATGATCAAAACTCCTACAACTGCGCGGGGTAACAATGAGTGGGTTGATAAAATCTACGAATTGATGGATGCAGTCGATAGCTACATTCCTACTCCAGAACGGGATATTGATAAGCCTTTCTTGATGGCAGTAGAAGACGTATTTTCGATCTCCGGTCGCGGTACTGTTGCAACTGGTAGAATCGAGCGCGGAAAAGTCAAGGTTGGTGAAACCGTCGAATTGGTTGGAATCAAAGGCACTCGTAGCACCACCGTTACTGGTGTAGAAATGTTCCAGAAGACCTTGGATGAAGGTATGGCTGGTGACAACGTAGGCGTGCTGCTACGGGGTTTGAAAAAGGATGAAATCGAGCGCGGCATGGTCATTGCCAAGCCTGGTAGCATTACCCCTCACACTCAATTTGAGTCTGAGGTATACGTGCTGACAGATAAAGAAGGTGGTCGGAAGACACCTTTCTTCGCTGGCTACCGTCCACAGTTCTACGTGCGGACGACAGACGTAACTGGTACAATTGCGGCATTCACTGCTGACGATGGTAGTGCTGCTGAAATGGTGATGCCAGGCGATCGCGTCAAAATGACTGTAGAATTGATCAACCCGATCGCGATCGAGCAGGGAATGCGCTTTGCAATTCGCGAAGGCGGTCGTACTATTGGTGCTGGTGTTGTTTCTAAAATTGTGAAGTAG
- the dacB gene encoding D-alanyl-D-alanine carboxypeptidase/D-alanyl-D-alanine endopeptidase — MMKSALRDIVKPVSLLLTIANAQIYLMLPAIANKIPHTSLPHASLNASFKIVQQPLRNATTAICPAQLETAIATAIDRPQLNRARWGILVQTVNRGDPIYSRDAHNYFIPASNVKLFTTAAALQRLGSQFQIRTSVYPTIAGGLRVIGRGDPSLTDIQLQALAKQLKQQQIHRISQLVAEDNYFQGAIVNPSWQWEDIHADYGAPVNSLILNQNTVKLTAIPQQVGQPLRLNWSDLREGMQWQIENEAIAVPAAKSSLNVSRDSGAAILKVTGKMGIDAPSESINLAVVDPKAHFLRHFQRSLAQAGITLSPGDELVQQQDRQSFLGWREIAFVASPPLSELLVETNQQSNNLYAEALLRILGVRVQLTPTTRSTAEIGLQNVKETLTTLGVDPTGYVLADGSGLSRQNLASPVAIAQTLRAMANSPLASVYRTSLPVAGVSGTLKSRFQGTTAQGIVLAKTGTMSGVVALSGYINPPNYEPLVFSIIVNQSDQPGSVLRQTIDRIVLFLTLLQRC, encoded by the coding sequence ATGATGAAATCTGCTCTTAGGGATATTGTCAAACCAGTTAGCCTACTGCTAACAATTGCCAACGCTCAGATCTACTTGATGCTACCAGCCATAGCTAATAAGATTCCACACACATCTTTACCACATGCATCTTTAAATGCATCCTTCAAAATTGTCCAGCAGCCTTTACGTAACGCAACAACTGCCATTTGTCCGGCTCAATTAGAAACAGCGATCGCCACCGCGATCGATCGCCCCCAACTCAATCGCGCCCGTTGGGGGATTCTAGTCCAAACCGTGAATCGCGGCGATCCGATCTACAGTCGGGACGCTCACAACTATTTCATTCCAGCATCTAACGTCAAACTATTCACAACCGCTGCCGCTTTGCAAAGACTGGGTTCGCAATTTCAAATTCGCACTTCTGTTTATCCCACGATCGCCGGTGGTTTACGAGTTATCGGTCGCGGCGACCCTAGCTTAACCGACATCCAGTTGCAAGCATTAGCAAAACAGCTAAAACAGCAGCAAATTCACCGCATCAGTCAGTTAGTGGCAGAAGATAATTATTTTCAAGGTGCGATCGTTAACCCCAGCTGGCAATGGGAAGATATACATGCAGACTATGGCGCACCCGTCAATAGTTTGATTCTGAATCAAAATACTGTCAAGTTAACTGCAATACCACAACAAGTCGGTCAACCCCTACGCCTCAATTGGTCTGACTTGAGGGAGGGTATGCAATGGCAGATTGAAAATGAAGCGATCGCCGTTCCCGCAGCTAAATCTTCGCTTAACGTCAGCCGCGACTCAGGCGCAGCAATACTCAAAGTCACCGGAAAGATGGGAATTGATGCACCATCTGAATCAATAAATTTAGCGGTTGTCGATCCAAAAGCGCATTTTTTACGTCACTTTCAGCGCAGTCTTGCCCAAGCAGGAATTACGTTATCACCTGGTGACGAGTTAGTGCAACAACAAGATCGACAGTCTTTCCTCGGATGGCGGGAGATCGCATTTGTCGCCTCGCCACCGCTATCAGAGTTATTAGTGGAGACAAATCAACAGAGTAACAATCTCTATGCTGAAGCTTTACTGAGAATACTGGGAGTGAGGGTACAGCTAACGCCTACGACACGATCGACGGCTGAAATTGGCTTGCAGAATGTCAAAGAGACTTTGACTACCTTGGGTGTCGATCCTACGGGTTACGTGCTGGCAGATGGATCGGGATTATCGCGGCAAAATTTAGCTAGTCCAGTTGCGATCGCCCAAACTCTTAGAGCGATGGCAAATTCACCCCTTGCCTCTGTATATCGTACCTCTTTGCCCGTCGCTGGTGTAAGTGGTACTTTGAAAAGTCGCTTTCAAGGTACAACTGCACAAGGAATTGTCTTAGCAAAAACAGGGACGATGAGTGGTGTTGTTGCCTTGTCTGGATATATCAATCCTCCCAATTACGAGCCTTTAGTTTTTAGTATTATTGTCAATCAATCCGACCAACCTGGATCGGTTTTGCGACAGACAATCGATCGCATCGTGTTGTTTTTAACTCTTTTGCAACGCTGTTAG
- a CDS encoding ABC transporter ATP-binding protein, translated as MRSEGTAQLRLEGVSLAATIGSQYLLQDISFEAFSGDRIAIIGASGAGKTSLLRVINRLNEPTAGLVYLENKEYRQIPTIQLRQQVTLVMQESKLLGMTVREALQYPLILRKMPRSQIQQQIAYWMERLNIPEDWLEKTELQLSVGQKQLVAIARALVTQPKILLLDEPTSALDAGKASHLIEVLIQLANSSQTTILMVNHQLELAKQFCTRVLFLQAGLLSQNMSNSSQLDWDKLKANLIQAETKATQEWL; from the coding sequence GTGAGGAGTGAGGGAACAGCACAATTAAGACTAGAAGGAGTCAGCCTAGCTGCAACAATAGGTTCTCAGTACTTATTGCAGGATATCTCCTTTGAAGCGTTCTCAGGCGATCGCATTGCAATTATCGGTGCTTCTGGGGCAGGAAAAACATCTTTATTGCGAGTCATCAACCGTCTTAACGAACCTACAGCCGGATTGGTTTATTTAGAAAACAAGGAATATCGTCAAATTCCTACAATTCAACTGCGCCAGCAAGTGACGCTGGTGATGCAAGAATCAAAACTATTGGGAATGACAGTCAGAGAAGCTTTGCAATATCCTTTGATTTTACGCAAAATGCCGCGATCGCAAATTCAGCAGCAAATTGCCTACTGGATGGAACGGCTAAATATCCCTGAAGACTGGCTAGAAAAGACAGAACTACAACTTTCAGTCGGACAAAAACAACTCGTTGCGATCGCCCGTGCTTTAGTTACCCAACCTAAAATTCTTTTACTCGACGAACCAACTTCTGCTTTGGATGCAGGTAAAGCATCTCATTTAATCGAAGTATTAATCCAACTAGCAAATAGCAGTCAAACAACAATATTAATGGTCAATCATCAACTCGAATTGGCTAAACAATTTTGTACGCGAGTGTTATTCCTACAAGCAGGACTTTTGAGCCAAAATATGTCCAATTCCAGTCAACTTGACTGGGACAAATTAAAAGCGAATTTAATCCAAGCTGAAACAAAAGCAACCCAAGAATGGCTCTAA
- a CDS encoding MFS transporter, which produces MFPTEPPANSNGFRALLHNRNFMLLWIGQLLSQLADKVFLVLTIALLENYPLAAGIEDTRRSDLFMAFTLPAILFGSAGGILVDRVPKKPIMVGSDVVRGLLTLMIPLLPRQFLILLLLTFAISTVTQFFAPAEQTAIPLLVKREQLMSANALFSSTMMGALIVGFAVGEPLLSWAKSSLGDSGQELVVGGLYLLSAGIMQPIRFQEHQSPRAERQKKNAWTEFKESLSYLRRNRLVLNAMLQMTTLYCVFAALTVLAIRLAAEFGLKEKQFGFFLAAAGVGMVFGAAILGHWGDRLHHKPLPLYGFLMMAFVLGIFTFTHSLFLALGLSVLLGVGAGFIGVPMQTLIQQQTPPEMHGKVFGFQNHAINIALSAPLLITERLTIAFGLRSVLIGMSVAVTAIGIWAWQNTRRVLKDAI; this is translated from the coding sequence ATGTTTCCCACCGAACCGCCTGCTAACTCGAATGGGTTTCGCGCCCTGTTGCACAACCGAAATTTTATGCTGCTGTGGATCGGGCAACTACTGTCCCAGCTAGCAGATAAAGTTTTTCTCGTCCTGACGATCGCCCTGTTGGAAAACTATCCCCTTGCCGCAGGTATAGAGGATACTAGGCGTTCTGACCTATTTATGGCGTTTACTCTACCAGCGATTCTATTTGGTTCTGCTGGCGGTATTTTGGTCGATCGCGTCCCAAAAAAGCCGATTATGGTTGGTTCTGATGTGGTACGAGGGCTATTGACGCTGATGATTCCGCTTCTACCACGGCAATTTCTGATTCTGCTATTGCTGACTTTTGCTATTTCTACGGTGACGCAATTTTTTGCCCCCGCCGAGCAAACGGCGATCCCCTTGCTAGTTAAGCGAGAACAACTCATGTCTGCTAATGCCCTGTTCAGTAGCACGATGATGGGCGCGTTAATTGTTGGTTTTGCTGTGGGGGAACCGCTGTTAAGCTGGGCGAAATCTTCTTTAGGTGATTCAGGACAAGAGTTAGTCGTGGGTGGATTATATCTACTATCGGCGGGGATCATGCAGCCGATACGCTTTCAAGAACACCAGTCCCCAAGAGCAGAACGACAGAAAAAAAATGCTTGGACTGAATTTAAAGAGAGTTTGAGCTATTTGCGGCGAAATCGGCTCGTGTTGAATGCAATGTTGCAAATGACAACTTTGTATTGCGTGTTTGCTGCTTTAACCGTGCTAGCAATTCGCCTAGCAGCAGAGTTTGGCTTGAAAGAAAAGCAATTCGGCTTTTTTCTAGCGGCGGCTGGGGTAGGTATGGTATTCGGTGCAGCGATTCTAGGTCATTGGGGCGATCGCTTGCACCACAAGCCTCTACCTTTGTACGGATTTTTGATGATGGCGTTTGTCTTGGGCATATTTACATTTACCCACAGTCTATTCCTTGCCTTGGGATTGTCTGTGTTGCTGGGTGTTGGGGCTGGTTTTATCGGCGTACCGATGCAAACTCTCATTCAACAGCAAACTCCACCGGAAATGCACGGTAAGGTATTCGGCTTTCAAAACCACGCGATTAATATTGCCCTCTCCGCTCCTCTATTAATTACCGAAAGGCTAACCATTGCCTTTGGCTTACGCAGCGTTCTGATTGGAATGAGTGTCGCTGTCACCGCGATCGGGATCTGGGCATGGCAAAATACTCGTAGAGTTTTGAAAGATGCGATTTAG